A genomic segment from Fusarium fujikuroi IMI 58289 draft genome, chromosome FFUJ_chr04 encodes:
- a CDS encoding related to SWI5-transcription factor — MLSNPTGLHARQKQHRRQNSTPSAFEGAKIPNLPTTQRQTAHRRGLSLDVRRQQNQNINSAATRQNYMQVLREAQQQRIQARPGTQNPYANLAPSGSENYLMSPHGTPQTQRFDPSCFDPNSLPFDPYTTDLNVMMGKGQQAAYGDNMSGGKEFDIFNNDSALSTPTFINFPSEGSSAQGWSSEGDTSSTRRTSRRISGGILDRVNKFETLDSTTRPATPPNQNQSQSQSQSQNTQSQSLSWTMTMPETANLAQGYFPPTPIETPHDRLAKDESMPSRFADGYDESMEETIKPVRSRGGNRRAQTIFQDIRQHSEQVMSSPARSNTLPESSFNGLPMSTPDYMSMNSFNNEFMKIESDFGRDDIQGLSHQLPQQVTPSTPQMTQYMGSFDNKPELQTYPMGAQSVSGTPSQTPSRRHSPHRRTESVASIASAASIASINIEETKTETGVTQDEIAQFISGPDASDGKWTCTYEDCGKKFGRKENIKSHVQTHLNDRQYQCPTCKKCFVRQHDLKRHAKIHTGIKPYPCECGNSFARHDALTRHRQRGMCIGAFDNVVRKVVKRGRPPKKSRPDIETRMEKSARTRKKNMSVSSMSSFSACSDSSAVNSPEQFMLGDMMDIGMSSQNQALAAVSSAPMTGITAAALQEYASSPSAGSAHSYVSPEAIMEGTPMHAASPSKSIASQYNTPPELSQSSSPPATHFFDVDPNTSINNDDLTIIPGTTTFVTSATMAASLPLGLSNADDEMLYQFANDDDLIQLDRDSNMLMSKFDEDFDNVGMFTNNNDDVFFGSN, encoded by the exons ATGCTGTCCAATCCAACAGGACTTCACGCCCGGCAAAAGCAGCACCGACGTCAAAATTCGACACCGTCTGCTTTTGAGGGCGCCAAGATCCCTAATCTGCCAACTACACAACGACAAACCGCACACCGGCGCGGCCTCAGCCTAGATGTTCGACGACAACAGAACCAGAACATCaactcagcagcaacaaggcAGAACTACATG CAAGTTCTGCGAGAAGCGCAGCAGCAACGCATTCAAGCACGCCCGGGCACACAGAACCCTTACGCCAACCTGGCGCCAAGTGGAAGTGAGAACTATCTCATGTCCCCTCATGGAACTCCTCAGACACAACGATTCGACCCGTCCTGCTTTGACCCCAACTCACTTCCCTTTGACCCTTACACTACTGATCTTAACGTGATGATGGGCAAGGGCCAACAGGCTGCATACGGTGACAATATGTCGGGAGGTAAGGAATTTGATATCTTTAACAATGACAGTGCACTTTCAACTCCAACGTTCATCAACTTTCCTTCTGAGGGTTCCTCCGCTCAGGGCTGGTCCTCTGAAGGTGACACCTCCAGTACAAGGAGAACCTCCAGAAGGATAAGTGGTGGCATCCTGGACCGCGTTAACAAGTTTGAGACCTTGGACTCAACGACAAGACCCGCTACGCCTCCTAACCAAAACCAaagtcagagccagagccagagccagaacaCACAAAGTCAGTCGCTCAGCTGGACAATGACAATGCCTGAGACGGCTAACCTTGCGCAAGGTTACTTTCCCCCTACGCCAATTGAGACTCCCCACGACCGGTTGGCCAAGGATGAGAGCATGCCAAGTCGGTTCGCTGATGGCTATGATGAGTCTATGGAAGAGACGATCAAGCCCGTGAGGAGCCGTGGAGGAAACCGAAGGGCTCAAACCATCTTCCAAGACATCAGACAACATTCTGAGCAAGTCATGTCTAGCCCAGCTCGGTCAAATACTCTTCCTGAGTCATCCTTCAATGGACTGCCAATGTCGACACCTGACTACATGAGCAtgaacagcttcaacaacGAGTTCATGAAGATCGAGAGCGACTTTGGTCGGGATGACATCCAGGGTCTCAGCCATCAGCTACCACAACAAGTCACTCCCAGCACTCCTCAAATGACACAGTACATGGGATCTTTTGACAACAAGCCTGAACTCCAAACCTATCCCATGGGTGCTCAATCTGTCTCTGGGACCCCCTCTCAGACACCATCTCGTCGCCACTCTCCCCATCGCCGCACGGAGTCAGTTGCCAGCATCGCAAGTGCTGCCAGCAtcgccagcatcaacattgaggagaccaagacagAAACCGGAGTCACTCAGGATGAGATCGCCCAGTTCATTAGTGGCCCAGACGCCAGTGACGGCAAGTGGACATGTACCTATGAAGATTGCGGCAAGAAATTCGGCCGCAAGGAGAACATCAAGTCGCATGTTCAGACCCATCTCAATGACCGACAATACCAGTGTCCCACTTGCAAGAAGTGCTTTGTTCGACAGCACGATCTCAAGCGACACGCCAAGATCCATACTGGAATCAAGCCCTACCCTTGCGAATGTGGCAACAGCTTTGCTCGCCACGATGCTCTTACTCGACACCGCCAACGAGGCATGTGCATTGGTGCTTTCGATAACGTCGTGCGCAAGGTTGTCAAGCGAGGCCGGCCGCCTAAGAAGAGCCGCCCTGATATCGAGACTCGCATGGAGAAGTCGGCGCGAACCCGCAAGAAGAACATGTCTGTCAGCTCAATGTCATCATTCTCTGCTTGTTCTGACAGCTCAGCTGTCAACTCACCAGAACAGTTTATGCTTGGTGACATGATGGACATTGGAATGAGTTCACAGAACCAGGCTCTCGCTGCCGTCTCTTCAGCACCAATGACTGGCATCACAGCCGCCGCTCTTCAGGAGTATGCCTCCTCTCCCTCCGCTGGCAGCGCACACTCATATGTGTCCCCAGAGGCCATCATGGAGGGCACTCCCATGCACGCCGCATCTCCTTCCAAGAGCATCGCAAGCCAGTACAACACACCACCTGAGCTCTCGCAATCATCTTCCCCCCCAGCCACCCACTTCTTCGACGTCGACCCCAACACTTCAATCAACAATGACGATCTGACCATCATTCCCGGGACAACAACTTTCGTCACCTCGGCAACCATGGCTGCCTCTCTTCCCCTTGGCCTAAGCAATGCAGACGATGAAATGCTGTATCAATTTGCCAATGACGACGATCTTATCCAACTGGATCGCGACTCCAACATGCTCATGAGCAAATTTGACGAAGATTTCGACAACGTCGGCATgttcaccaacaacaatgaCGACGTCTTCTTTGGCAGCAACTAG